In Blastopirellula sp. J2-11, a single genomic region encodes these proteins:
- a CDS encoding CHAT domain-containing protein, with the protein MTSRPLTGWLIACSLFFVAVGPAGSLLAQRGDSTKPNNAFFLGFSPLYAGDYKEALNVFDNVSSSAVVTANGRWVDSICFATMRGECYYQMGANAKALEQYNAAVLLYLQHSDWMMRLSTDTVVAIGPVNNDPRSSITWGPSARTTAIGKYPETMLSLQGNSPEQNRNVVNNGGTLMAQQYHPIRASEIARCLALAISRRRQILGPLGENDPLNKNLITALQRRPAPPNHWLGVWVDMQLGLAQATAGKLQDAIPTIQRSLTIGGQYDHPLTAIGLLELGRLALEQKNLEAAETYFVEATYPAIAFGQYDIAAEAFAQLGSVHLISKPNQISKYLVTAAAWRNFGKFNVLKATVLIALAEHYSCAGDVNKAGAALNEARRAMNRTGMMTGRIGARYAYQLALMEFQRGNMIAGSASLNDAVRIQRVASLRIFQTILTNEWFAANVLTERGAQLLYDNLLREPTDTDWATDPLDTITYQLNPNGTALERWFYSALERKQPELALEIADRIRRIRYFATLPLGGREMALRWILDAPETSLSTDARLQRQDLLTKYPVLKTALDRTEEIRKQLKELPPQAIEKEQYFAQEKLLEQLAEATMAIETKLGEVSLRRDRSTFLFPPLRTTKELREKLSDKQVVLAFFNSSGGVYAFLFTKEDYVYWKIENPNDLKKQVVELFRSMGLLKKDGPIDVATLENDAWKANSAKLLLTLMPTLKAGFFDNYEELIVVPDGPLWYVPIEMLHLDDGAGGSLPLTEKVRIRYAPLASLAVPDIEKRRRPLLSAIVSGRLYVRDDTETTNYYYDKLSPAFAAAARLDKKTPGPTSLLGKTWDNLVVLDDIEDLESLPYGWSLAQIDRGKPGSDLGSWFPLPLATPQTVYLPGFHTAAEDSLKRGGNGDEIFAAAMGTYSGGTQTLVLSRWHSAGDAAVRMIAGIGARIDRLPASQAWQEAIAEVRSSPLDAAHEPRLRVLGELKPPETADHPFFWADLMVIDSGIVPEETDAP; encoded by the coding sequence ATGACATCACGGCCCCTGACCGGTTGGCTGATCGCCTGCTCTCTCTTTTTTGTCGCCGTCGGACCTGCGGGATCGCTGCTAGCGCAGCGCGGGGATTCGACTAAGCCGAACAACGCATTCTTCTTAGGGTTCTCGCCGCTTTACGCCGGCGACTACAAAGAAGCGCTCAACGTCTTCGACAACGTCTCGTCTTCTGCGGTAGTCACGGCCAATGGACGATGGGTCGATTCGATCTGCTTTGCGACGATGCGCGGAGAATGCTACTACCAGATGGGCGCCAACGCAAAGGCGCTAGAGCAGTACAACGCCGCCGTCCTGCTGTATTTGCAACACTCTGACTGGATGATGCGGCTGAGCACCGACACCGTGGTGGCGATCGGCCCGGTCAACAATGATCCTCGTTCGTCGATTACTTGGGGACCTTCGGCCCGCACGACCGCGATCGGCAAGTACCCGGAGACGATGCTTTCGTTGCAAGGGAATAGCCCCGAACAAAATCGGAACGTGGTCAACAACGGCGGCACGTTGATGGCGCAGCAATACCATCCGATTCGGGCCAGCGAGATCGCGCGTTGCCTGGCTTTGGCGATTAGTCGACGGCGGCAGATTCTGGGGCCGCTCGGCGAGAACGATCCGCTCAACAAGAACCTCATCACCGCTTTGCAGCGCCGCCCGGCGCCGCCGAACCATTGGTTGGGCGTCTGGGTCGATATGCAACTGGGACTGGCGCAAGCGACCGCCGGCAAACTGCAGGATGCGATCCCGACTATTCAGCGCAGCCTGACGATCGGCGGACAATACGATCACCCGCTGACCGCGATCGGCTTGTTGGAACTGGGGCGCCTTGCGCTGGAGCAAAAAAATCTGGAAGCTGCCGAGACCTACTTTGTCGAAGCGACCTATCCCGCCATCGCATTTGGCCAATATGACATCGCCGCCGAAGCGTTCGCCCAGTTGGGAAGCGTCCACCTGATCAGCAAGCCGAACCAGATTTCCAAGTATCTAGTGACAGCGGCCGCGTGGCGCAACTTTGGAAAATTTAACGTCTTGAAGGCGACCGTCTTGATCGCTTTAGCTGAGCACTATTCGTGCGCCGGAGACGTCAACAAAGCAGGCGCCGCGTTGAACGAAGCGCGCCGCGCGATGAATCGGACTGGCATGATGACCGGTCGCATCGGCGCTCGCTACGCTTATCAACTGGCGCTGATGGAGTTCCAACGAGGCAACATGATCGCCGGGAGCGCGTCTCTCAATGATGCGGTCCGGATCCAACGGGTCGCGTCGCTCCGGATCTTTCAAACGATTTTGACCAACGAGTGGTTCGCCGCCAACGTGCTTACCGAGCGGGGCGCCCAATTGTTGTATGACAATTTGTTGCGTGAGCCGACTGACACCGACTGGGCGACTGATCCGTTAGACACGATCACCTATCAGTTAAATCCAAATGGAACGGCGCTGGAGCGTTGGTTCTATTCGGCCTTGGAACGGAAGCAGCCCGAGTTGGCGTTGGAAATCGCCGATCGAATTCGCCGCATTCGCTATTTTGCAACGCTCCCGCTCGGCGGTCGCGAGATGGCGCTTCGCTGGATTCTCGACGCGCCGGAGACAAGCTTGTCGACCGACGCTCGCTTGCAACGTCAAGATTTGCTCACCAAATATCCGGTCCTGAAAACCGCGCTCGACCGAACGGAAGAGATCCGCAAGCAATTGAAAGAACTTCCGCCGCAAGCGATCGAAAAAGAACAATACTTCGCCCAAGAAAAGCTGCTGGAGCAACTGGCCGAAGCGACGATGGCGATCGAGACGAAGTTGGGGGAAGTGTCGCTGCGTCGCGATCGCAGCACGTTTCTCTTTCCTCCGTTGCGAACGACCAAAGAACTGCGAGAGAAGCTGAGCGATAAGCAGGTGGTTCTGGCCTTCTTCAACTCGTCGGGCGGCGTCTACGCGTTTTTGTTTACGAAAGAAGATTACGTCTATTGGAAAATCGAAAATCCTAACGATCTGAAGAAGCAAGTCGTCGAACTCTTCCGCTCGATGGGGTTGTTGAAAAAAGATGGGCCGATTGATGTCGCGACGCTTGAAAACGACGCATGGAAGGCGAACTCGGCGAAGCTGTTGTTGACGCTGATGCCGACACTGAAAGCGGGATTCTTTGACAACTATGAAGAACTCATTGTCGTGCCAGACGGACCCCTGTGGTACGTGCCGATCGAGATGCTTCATCTGGACGATGGGGCAGGCGGTTCGCTGCCGCTGACCGAAAAAGTTCGGATCCGTTACGCTCCGCTTGCTTCGTTGGCGGTTCCGGATATCGAAAAGCGACGACGTCCGCTCCTCTCGGCGATCGTCTCGGGACGGCTCTATGTGCGCGACGACACGGAAACGACCAACTACTACTACGACAAGCTGTCGCCGGCGTTCGCCGCCGCGGCGCGATTGGATAAGAAGACGCCGGGGCCGACCAGTTTGCTAGGGAAAACCTGGGACAATCTCGTGGTGTTGGATGATATCGAAGATCTCGAATCGCTGCCTTACGGTTGGTCGCTTGCCCAAATTGATCGCGGCAAGCCCGGTAGTGACCTGGGAAGTTGGTTTCCCTTGCCGCTGGCGACGCCGCAAACAGTCTATTTGCCGGGCTTTCATACCGCGGCCGAAGATAGTTTGAAGCGTGGGGGCAACGGGGATGAAATTTTTGCCGCCGCGATGGGAACTTACAGCGGCGGAACGCAGACGTTGGTTCTCAGTCGCTGGCATAGCGCCGGAGACGCGGCCGTTCGAATGATAGCCGGCATTGGAGCTCGCATTGATCGTTTGCCGGCGAGCCAAGCTTGGCAGGAAGCGATCGCCGAAGTTCGCAGTTCGCCGCTCGACGCAGCACACGAACCCCGGTTGCGCGTGCTCGGAGAATTGAAGCCGCCAGAGACCGCGGATCACCCGTTCTTCTGGGCCGATCTGATGGTGATCGATTCTGGTATCGTTCCGGAAGAAACGGATGCGCCGTAG
- a CDS encoding transglutaminase-like domain-containing protein gives MRQLTPLAAVMMLLLATTQLFAQFEKVQPSESKNAPILGEARTSRYQVGMTIEAVGGDCVGLYGTIPIPADWPEQTVRLVEEEVSTESRIGYRMLENSVKQMMVSIPSLRRGETGGAVITLEVEVRSAQPPADLTGVKIPKRPPSDIRRYLGSSPSIESRHSSIRKKAREILEGVEGDWQKVEKLYDWVRDNISYESQKSTTAVTALRKGTGDFEDLTGLFIALCRASDVPARTVWVPGSSYAEFYLEDADEEGHWYPAQVAGTRAFGFMPDPRPILQKGDSFRVPEKNEPVRFVAEYLTGKKSPNGGKPHVTFIREEPGS, from the coding sequence GTGCGACAACTCACTCCGCTGGCCGCCGTCATGATGTTGCTTTTGGCGACGACGCAACTGTTTGCTCAGTTCGAGAAGGTGCAGCCTTCCGAATCCAAAAACGCGCCGATTTTGGGAGAAGCCCGCACCAGCCGTTATCAGGTCGGCATGACCATCGAAGCGGTCGGCGGCGATTGCGTCGGTCTCTACGGCACCATCCCGATCCCCGCCGATTGGCCCGAGCAAACGGTTCGCCTGGTCGAAGAAGAAGTTTCGACCGAATCGCGTATCGGCTATCGCATGCTGGAGAATTCGGTCAAGCAGATGATGGTCAGCATTCCTTCGCTTCGGCGCGGCGAGACCGGCGGCGCCGTGATTACGCTGGAGGTCGAAGTTCGCTCGGCTCAGCCTCCGGCCGATCTGACCGGCGTCAAAATTCCGAAACGCCCGCCGAGCGATATTCGTCGCTATCTTGGCTCCAGCCCCAGCATCGAATCGCGGCATAGCTCGATCCGCAAGAAAGCCCGCGAGATTCTGGAGGGAGTCGAGGGAGACTGGCAAAAGGTGGAGAAATTGTACGATTGGGTCCGTGATAACATTTCGTACGAAAGCCAAAAATCAACCACCGCCGTCACCGCGCTGCGGAAAGGAACCGGCGACTTTGAAGATCTGACCGGCTTGTTCATCGCGCTCTGCCGCGCTTCGGATGTTCCTGCTCGCACGGTTTGGGTCCCCGGCAGCAGCTACGCAGAGTTCTACTTAGAAGACGCCGACGAAGAAGGCCATTGGTATCCGGCGCAAGTCGCCGGCACAAGAGCCTTTGGCTTCATGCCAGATCCGCGGCCGATCTTGCAAAAAGGGGACAGCTTTCGCGTGCCGGAGAAAAACGAACCGGTTCGTTTTGTCGCCGAGTACTTGACCGGCAAGAAAAGCCCCAACGGCGGCAAACCCCATGTCACCTTCATTCGCGAAGAGCCGGGGAGCTAG
- a CDS encoding transglutaminase-like domain-containing protein encodes MRTLTTGFAIWIALAATAAAQFEKAGERKMLTGDDVTVQQIEVGFQLNVSGLAQGIVATFPVPTDWPEQTVRLVEKRLKNVREQDITFDRLGETKQAQVLVRALSPHEDAEAILVYEVARRNVIMPSQPEKLTAPALRDLDRSMRIYLSPGPAIESNHSKITKLSAQLTPPGGTDWDKLAAFYDYIHEHVQYENGPLKGAVAALEEGRGDCEEMTALFIALCRAAKIPARTVWVPGHCYPEVYLNSALGEPHWVIAEMTNQFPLGESPESRPILQKGDNFRVQGSRRPEHYVKPTLQMKNYLGTTPPVVQWFPPPGVEPPR; translated from the coding sequence ATGCGTACGTTGACAACCGGATTCGCAATTTGGATCGCGCTCGCGGCGACGGCTGCAGCGCAGTTCGAAAAAGCAGGCGAGCGCAAAATGTTGACCGGGGACGACGTCACGGTGCAACAGATCGAAGTCGGGTTCCAGCTTAACGTTTCTGGTCTCGCCCAAGGGATTGTCGCCACGTTTCCGGTTCCGACCGACTGGCCCGAGCAAACGGTTCGCCTGGTTGAGAAACGTCTCAAGAACGTCCGCGAGCAGGATATCACCTTTGATAGGCTCGGCGAGACGAAACAGGCCCAAGTGTTGGTGCGAGCCCTTTCGCCGCATGAAGACGCCGAAGCGATCCTGGTTTACGAAGTCGCCCGCCGCAACGTGATCATGCCGTCCCAGCCAGAGAAGTTGACGGCGCCTGCGCTGCGTGATCTGGATCGCAGCATGCGCATCTATCTGAGCCCGGGCCCGGCGATTGAAAGCAACCACTCGAAGATCACCAAGCTCTCCGCTCAACTCACGCCTCCCGGCGGAACCGACTGGGACAAACTCGCGGCGTTCTACGATTACATTCATGAGCACGTCCAATACGAAAACGGCCCGCTCAAAGGCGCCGTCGCGGCGCTGGAAGAAGGTCGCGGCGATTGCGAAGAGATGACCGCGTTATTTATCGCACTTTGCCGAGCGGCCAAAATCCCGGCGCGCACCGTCTGGGTGCCGGGGCATTGCTATCCCGAGGTCTATCTCAACTCGGCGCTCGGCGAGCCTCATTGGGTGATCGCCGAAATGACCAATCAGTTTCCGCTGGGCGAATCGCCCGAGTCCCGTCCGATCTTGCAGAAAGGGGACAACTTCCGCGTTCAGGGAAGTCGTCGTCCCGAGCATTATGTCAAGCCGACGCTGCAGATGAAAAACTATCTGGGAACCACGCCGCCGGTCGTCCAATGGTTCCCCCCGCCCGGCGTTGAGCCCCCGCGCTGA